The Dasypus novemcinctus isolate mDasNov1 chromosome 22, mDasNov1.1.hap2, whole genome shotgun sequence genomic sequence AAGATCATGGAGCAGTCGCCGGACATGCACAACGCCGAGATCTCCAAGCGGCTGGGCAAACGCTGGAAGCTGCTCAAGGACAGCGACAAGATCCCTTTCATCCGGGAGGCGGAGCGGCTGCGCCTCAAGCACATGGCTGACTACCCCGACTACAAGTACCGGCCCAGGAAGAAGGTCAAGTCCGGCAACGCGGGCGCCGGGCcctcggccgccgccgccgccgccaagACGGGGGAGAAGGGCGACAAGGTCGGTGGCAGCGGCGGCCACGGGGGCGGCGGCCACGCGGGGGGTGGAGGCGGCGGCgcgagcggcggcggcggcgccaaCTCCAAACCCGCGCCCAAGAAGAGCTGCGGCTCCAaggcggcgggcggcgcggcgGGCAAGCCGCACGCCAAGCTGCTGCTGGCGGGCGGCGGGAAGGCGGCGGTCGCGGCCTCGTTCGCGCCCGAGCAGGCGGGGGCCGCCGCCCTGCTGCCCCTGGGCCCGGCCGCCGGCGACCCGCACGCGCTGTACAAGGCGCGGACTCCCGGCGCCGCGGCCTCGGCCTCGGCGGCCGCGCCGGGCCCGCACCTGGCCGAGCGCAAGGTGAAGCGCGTCTACCTGTTCGGCGGCCTGGGCGCGTCGGCGTCGCCCGTGGGCGCCGTGGGCACGGGCGCCGATCCCAGCGACCCCCTGGGCCTGTACGAGGAGGGCGGCCCGGGCCGCTCGCCCGACGGCCCGAGCCTGAGCGGCCGCAGCAGCGCCGCCTCGTCGCCCGCCGCCGGCCGCTCGCCCGCCGAGCACCGCAGCGCCGCGGGCCTGCGCGCCGCCTCCCCCGCGCCGTCCAGCGCGCCCTCGCGCGCCTCCTCCTCGGCCTCGTCCCGCTCCTCGGCCTCCTCGTCGTCGGGCTCGTCGTCGTCCGACGACGAGTTCGAAGACGACCTGCTCGACCTGCACCCCAGCTCAAACTTTGAGAGCATGTCCCTGGGCAGTTTCAGCTCGTCGTCGGCGCTCGACCGGGACCTGGACTTCAACTTGGAGCCCGGCGCCGGCTCGCACTTCGAGTTCCCGGACTACTGCACGCCCGAGGTGAGCGAGATGATCTCGGGAGACTGGCTGGAGTCCAGCATCTCCAACCTGGTCTTCACCTACTGAGGGCCGCGCGCGCCGAAGAGAGGGGCCGGGGCTcgagagaggagaaaaaaaaaagtttttaatttttttctttgtttttttttttttttttggtcaagttgaagagttgaaagagaaagggggagggagggaaaaggagagagggaaaaaaaaaaacgcgCGCGGGGGCGGGCTTCGGCCGCGCGCCCCAGCCCCCAGCGCCCCGGGCCGCGCTCGGCCCCGCCGGAGGGACGCGCGGGAGGCGGAGGGGCGACGCGGCGACCCCCTTCTCGCGGTCGAGGCGGTGGTCGACGGCAGAAGAGTCGCTCGGAGCTCCCCTTGGCTTGAAGAGACCCCCCCCCTCCGCCCGACGAGCTTCCGGACCCGACGCCCCCCAGCCCGCGGCCGAGGTCGTGAGTTTGCCAGAGACTGTGGAAGCGCGCGCGCCCCCGGGggctttttgttgtgttttttattttctggggTCGCGAGAGGAGGAAAGAAGCCAACaaaaaaaatccagcccgccTTGGGGGGTTTTCATtttcacccttccccacacacacacactttttttttttttttttcctgaagaagaAAGACGGCTCCGGGGCGAGGAATTAATTCTTGgctgtttgggggggggggggggggggtcgcgTGGTCTCGGGGCGCCCGGACTGAGAGACTCGACGCCGGCGGACGGCTGGTGGTGGGGTGTGTTTTCCTCccgggtttttctttttggggatggTTTTTTCTTCCTGCCCCTGCCGCGGGAGGGGACGTGGAGGGGAGGCGGCGGACTGCGGGGCCGAGCGCGGCCTGCGGGCGGCGGCGCCCCTTTTGCCCCCGCGCTCGGGGTCCACGCGCAAGAGGGAGGGGAGACTTCTCAGACTCGGAGAGGAGACCTTGGTGCGGTCCAGGGGCGGTGGAGGGCGAGTGGTTTCGGGGAACAACGAcagaaaaataagttttttttcttctcttaatcGGAATCGTGATGGTGTTGGATTATTTCACTGGTGGGGTTAATATAGCATGTTCTCCTGTCTTATCTTTTAAGAGATTTCTGTATAAGACTGTTGAGCAGTTTTTAAACTAGTGTAGGATAATATAAAAAGCAGATAGATGGCGCTATGTTTGATTCCTACAACCGAATTATCACCagctttttttcattcttaactCTTTAAAGGATTCAAACGCAACTCAAATCTGTGCTggactttgaaagaaaaaaaaaaaaaacaattcaggacCAAATTTTTTCTCAGTATGTATGTGTTTATTCCTTCTAGGTGTAAATGAGAAgacgtgttttttttttccctcaccgATGCTCCATCCTCgtatttttttccttgtaaatGTAATCAGATGCCATTTTATATGTGGACGTATTTATACTggccaaacttttttttaaattttatccctCCTTTTcgctcttttcctttctgttttaagttcatttcttctttcctttgtttttcttttccttcctcccttttcctcctcctcttacttttttttttttttttttttttggtagttgaTGTTACCCACGCCATTTTATGTCTCCTTCACTGAAGGGCTAgagttttaacttttaattttttatatttaaatgtagacttttgacacttttaaaaaaaaaaacaaaaaaagacaagagagatgAAAACGTTTGATTATTTTCTCAGTgtatttttgtaaaaaatatataaaggggGTGTTAATCGGTGTAAATCGCTGTTTGGATTTCCTGATTTTATAATAGGGAGGCTGGTTTAATATCTcacacagtttaaaaaaatcagcCCCTAATTTCTCCATGTTTACACTTCAATCTGCAGGCTTCTTAAAGTGACAGCATCCCTTAACCTGCCACCAGTGTCCACCCTTCACCCCAGTCCTATAAAAAGGGGAGGAGAATTAGCCAAACACTGTAtgcttttaagaaaaacaaaatgttaaacaAAATACTGTTCTGTCCAGAGGCTTTTTAAAGCTGGTGCATTTACAGCAAAAAGGGATCCTGTAGCTTTAACTTGTAAACCACATCTTTTTTGCACTTTTTTTATAAGCAAAAACATGCCGTTTAAACCACTGGATCTATCTAAATGCCGATTTGAGTTCGCGACACTATGTACTGCGTTTTTCATTCTTGTATTTGACTATTTAATCCTTTCTACTTGTCGCTAAATATAATTGTTTTAGTCTTATGGCATGATGATAGCATATGTGTTCAGGTTTATAGCTGTTGTGTTTAAAGATTGAAAAAAGTGGAAAACATCTTTGTACATTTAAGTCTGTATTATAATAAGCAAAAagattgtgtgtatgtatgtttaatATAACATGACAGGCACTAGGGCGTCTGCCTTTTTAAGGCAGTTCCGTTAagggattttgtttttaaacttttttttttttttttttttgccatccaTCCTGTGCAATATGCCGTGTAGAATATTTGTCTTAAAATTCAAGGCCACAAAAACAATgtttgggggagaaaaaaaaaatcatgccagCTAATCATGTCAAGTTCACTGCCTGTCAGATTGTTGATATATACCTTCTGTAAATAActttttttgagaaggaaataaaatcagcTGGAACTGAACCCTAAATCTTGACTTTTGTCATTCTTCATGCCCAGCGCCTAAGATTGGAAGATTGGGAGGGCTTTAACAATGTAAGGACAGCACCATCTGCCTTAGCTTTGAAACAAAATAAGCTCTCAGAGAGGAGCCTGTTAAATGCCATCTTACTGAGGAATACTAAATTCCTCTCAGCCGGATTTGGCAGGCCCTGACCATGAAATGATGGCGTCAGCACAAtgtgtgtcaactctccatgctTTCTAGGAATTTTCTGAGTTTGCCACACTTGAATAAATGCCCTTTGTCTTGATTTTAAAAGTGGAGTGGGATAGGGGCAACATGGGCAATTCACTGATGAAACTGACTCtgatctttttttaactttatgctCCTTTATGCTTTCTCCTTGACTTGGCCCATGAATACATCTGGCAGAGGCTAAAATTGTTTCCCACAGATTAAAAACAAGCCTGTTAGATTATCAGTGTATTTTGAAGGAGAAAGCTTTTTGCCAGTTACAAATATGTTAAAGTTGTATAAAAATTTTTGCACCAAAGCAGAAAGGTTAATAGGGTGCTAAAAATGTCCGTTTTTGTTCCATGCCCAACACGAGTAACTAATATAGGAGATAAGCAACAATAGGGATGTTGGCTCTGTGAGGACTGAGGAAAGCTCTCTCCCTCACCCTATGAAGAGCACTTAACTTCAGCACCTGACTTGGACGTGTGGAGATTTATACTTTCTATAAGCGTCAGGCACAGCAGTACTGAGACCTGTATGCAAGGAGACAAAAGTGTCTTGGGGTTTCCAAAGGCCTGTAGTGGTTTGAAACACAATTCGTTAAATAGAAATATTTCCTGTTTATTTCAAGGGTTAACAATTGCCGTTAACTAACAAAGCCCATCTTTCCTTCCAAATGACTATTAATTAAAAACGTGTATTTTGTCTTCTAGTTTTTCAGCCCTGGAGAAGGAGGGGCTAATAAGCATATGTGTTTGGAAATAATCTCTCTACTCAAAGGGGTTGCATGTAGGTAAGGGGTATCATTCATCCTGGAATGTACAGCTGAAAGGAGAGATTTTTGGAGCCTATAGAACAAACCAAGCAATTCTTCTGGTCGACGGAAATCAatatcctctccctgccccaatAATAGAACCCATGTTTCAGTATTTCTTCTCTTTAGGGTCATTACAGCTActagtttccaatttttttctttaatgtattcTGCTAATATGTTTAGTTGTAATTGCATTTGTGGTCTGCAATTGTAATATCCCATTTTTTTCACAAAGATCTTAAAACAGCCTGCCATCTCAAGTCTCTTCAAAGGCCTTTGCAAGAGGAGGAACTGTATACATTGCTTTAAATTTTGTTCATTGCAATGATAATACGtgattgtttagttttttaaagatcCAAAGTATCAAAACCTTGACATAAATGAAGCCTATATgatgcatatattttttaagtgttggctatctttgaaagtatttttattttgtgagtTTCTTCTGCTAGAACAGTTTATTTTTCCTTGACTTTGCATATAAGGGCAgatgttctaaatatttttttaagaaatttgatAAATGTTTGTGTCCTTCCTAGCAAGTGATGGAGTAAATATTTAGAGACATTTTTGTACTCTTTCCACtgaattcattttcattcatacaGGGTACTATAAAAGGCATAAAAAATTTGAGCAACCAGCTTAGTGTGACCTTTTCTTTCAGATAATTTGGATCAATAGAAAAgaatcagttttttcttttaagaatatcCAGCTACTGCTTCAGGTCCTATGCTACATCAGAAATGTGAATGAGTGATACTTTAGCAAGTTTTTATCAGTTCCTAGCTGAATTGCTTTAAGTGCCAAGAAAAAATAAGTAGCGGGCAAGCTGATGTGGTGGGTTGAGTGCATAAATAGGGCTTCCTTGTAGTTACACGGCTCCTGAGGGGACTGGAGGCACAAAAGGATtctgagaaaaaagaaagcaaatggtTAGGAAGTGGAAATCAACATTTACCAAGTATTTGCTATGTTTATAAGGCTACACATGATTTAGAAGACATGGCTTGGGAATGCTATGGGTCAGCCtctgaaatgaaacaaaaaaaacacaatttaggGATGCCAAGGAATCATTTAGGTAGATCTGCATGCCCAAAAACTAAGAGTTCTGCTGGGACTACAAATCCATCTTGCCCATTTGGATTTCTCAGGATAAAAGGTTGGTATGCTTcgtttttgtcctttatttttttccccttcgaGGCCTATATAAAATAGCTGTCTAACCCAGATTGACTAATATTTTAGCTCTATCCCTCTTAATTTGTTGAGGACAATGATACCCAGATACATTTCTAGATTTTCACTGTCATTTGAAAGCTGAAGTggaagggggcaaagaccacttcCTGGCATCTGGTTGGTGTTTCAGACTCTACTGAAAATCTACCATAATTTTCCTTGGCTGAAGATAAAATGCAGAATTCACGTGCTGACATTCACAACCCCGCATAAAATGGTTTAGGCTACCGTTTCAGTTCTCCAAAATTCCAGCACTGTGTAGCCAAACGGTCTTTTCTCGTAGACTAGAATTCTTAAAGGACAGGAACTAGACCTTAAAGACCTGTATCCCGGAATTTGCCTGCCTTGGTTATTTGCAGCCAGTAAGTGCTTAATTCTTATATGTTGACTTGACATTATGTTTCAAGGACCCTTCAGAGCTCCCAGAATGCTTTTGCATATTATGCTCCCTGTGTGGTGAATGGAAAGAGTGGAAGGAGTAAGCTTAAATGATTACCTGGGTggaatatgtatatgtattccATTTAAACAAATGTGTGTTAAGATAGAGGATGAACACAGAGATTGAGTTTTGGAAAAGTAACCGAGGGGGAGTCAGAGAGAAATGGTGTAAATAGAGTGAATGGAACTTCTGTTTTGTTGTCTGAAAGGCAAATTCCAGCAATAACTGGAAATTATTTAGAGACACATTCTCAGCCTTTATAGAGAGGACCACACCTACCCATTCTATCCTAATGAGATTGACCGTTGGCTACAGTTAACTTGAAGGGTTTTATGGTTTCCTGCATGTGTTGTTTTCCTTCTCaaagttaaaaagaagaagaaaaatgcctCACATCACCAAACGGTATTTCCCAGGGGGCTGTTTGACATGGCCTGCTACACTTTGGTTTGTGCCTTAATTAATGCACCTCTCTGTGTATAAGCCTGTGGATTCAGGTGATGATATATTTGCTCATTTTACTTGCTTCTGTCAGTCTCTATGCAGGGCCATTGGTTCATGGAGTACCACTGCCAAGCAGGCCAGGCCTGTTTAACTATCAGTTAGCCCCGGCAGTTTCAGGCAGGAAACTTCAGAGCCTGCCTTTGTGCTGCAGAGTTTTTTAAGGGCAAAATTGTAATTCATGTGCATCAATACACAAAATTGCCTTGCATCACACATAAAACATTCAAATGggtattccattttactttttttttaaaaaaagggataaGACAGAAGAAACCAATGAATTCGCATTTACTTAGCCCACCTGGTTCTTTAGATAATTTGTCAAAACATAATTCTTCGGACTAGTTCTTAAATGCATAATGAATGTGCTGTTTCCTCACACAACATGCAGTTGAAAGGCAGGAGGCAAATGAAAACACCGTTATCCTTAGTAGGCTCCCTCGTAGTAAATGCCGCATGTGTAGCTGAGATGGTTGGCTACTGTGTGGGGTGTGTGTAACTGCTTTTAAAGCGCGAAGCAGCCAGGCCCCAGTTTAACTATCAGTTAGCCCCGGTTATATGTGTGGTTAATTGCCACTTTCTTATCACTGCTTGTCCCAGCTTCCCCAGGCCCCCTACACCTAAAACCTGTGAAAATAGTCTCTTCTGGACCTTCTGTCTGCTTCCCCTTTTCTTCCAACCTATCCCCACTCCTTATGTGGACCTTTTATCTCTTGTTTGCCAATCCTGTGAGATTTTGGATAATTTATTTGAAGTTCCTGGGATGTTGTGGGCTGAAGTCTTAAAACACATAGTACTTTGTTCCTCCCCCAGCCAGAATTAGGTCCACAAAATCTGTCTTTGAAAGAGGTAGTGCTAAGTACATTTGGGAATTTGCTaacaattttaatttcatttgggggtgggggtggggtgaataCCCAGTTAATCCAAAAGCTCAAATTGGGGAGAAAAGATGTTGCTGACAGTAAAAAGTATTTGGCATTTCCTAAATAGTGTCACCTGAAAGAGTATTCCCAAATAGTGTCTTTTGAGATACTAGTAGGTGCTCTGAGAAAAATATCTTGTGGTGGAATAATATGAGAACAACTGGCTAAGATTTCCTTTACTGCAAGACTTCTCAGAACCTTCAATAGGCTAATGTCCATTGTGAAGCTCCAAAAATGGGTATTATATGCAGCCTTTCTCAGGGTTATTTCTCTACCAAGAAGACTCCTTTTCTCCCTGGAACAACTGTGGACTCTTTAGAGTGCAGTTTGGGAAGTGCTGCTTTAATAACTAGGGTTATTGCAGCTAAAGAGCGATCCTCACCATTTGTCTTCACTCTATTCCTTGACCTACATTTGGAGTCCGACAGGAATGCTTCTGTAATATTGCCAGATTCTTAGTAGAGATTAGGCATGAGTGG encodes the following:
- the SOX4 gene encoding transcription factor SOX-4; the encoded protein is MVQQTNNAENTEALLAGESSDSGAGLELGIASSPTPGSTASTGGKADDPSWCKTPSGHIKRPMNAFMVWSQIERRKIMEQSPDMHNAEISKRLGKRWKLLKDSDKIPFIREAERLRLKHMADYPDYKYRPRKKVKSGNAGAGPSAAAAAAKTGEKGDKVGGSGGHGGGGHAGGGGGGASGGGGANSKPAPKKSCGSKAAGGAAGKPHAKLLLAGGGKAAVAASFAPEQAGAAALLPLGPAAGDPHALYKARTPGAAASASAAAPGPHLAERKVKRVYLFGGLGASASPVGAVGTGADPSDPLGLYEEGGPGRSPDGPSLSGRSSAASSPAAGRSPAEHRSAAGLRAASPAPSSAPSRASSSASSRSSASSSSGSSSSDDEFEDDLLDLHPSSNFESMSLGSFSSSSALDRDLDFNLEPGAGSHFEFPDYCTPEVSEMISGDWLESSISNLVFTY